tctgtctgcagtggtgatctccaggtgtaccgatacgggaggctgtgttggaagaaggtgctgcgaatggccatattcttggaggcggcgaaatcaattagtcgtaggccgttttcgttcgtcagtcgGTTAGCTTTAAACTTCCCAATAGTTGGTCTAAACTcatcctcttggccaacctgagcgttcaattctcctatgatgattttgacgtcgtggcttgggcagctgtcgtactcacgttccagctgcgcgtagaatgcgtccttatcatcatcagtgcttccggagtgtgggctgtggacgttgattatgctgaaattgaagaatcggcctttgctcctcaacctgcacattctctcattgatctggcaccacccgatcacactcctttgcatatcgcccatcactatgaaagctgttcccagctcgtgtgtgttgccccagctctggtagatggtattattatctctaaacgttcgcaccattgatccctttcaACAAACCTCTTGCAGCGCTACGAGGCCGAATCCAcgatccttgagcacatcggcgagtatgcgtgtgctcccgatgaagttgagagatttgcagttccacgaatcgagtttccaatcgctagtcccttttcgtcgcagtggtcttcgccgatggttccggtccatactctcttgttgattgttcgttgcttatatttttttaatggctGGCTTGCAGATGGTAGATGGAAGACTGTGCGACTAGGGACTAGCAATTAAGACCATCAATAAAACTCGGCATTGAGGCCATGCCTAACCGGAAAATCACCCGAGCTCACCTTTATGCCGAATCTCCGGGCAGTAAAGGTGGCCAGTTAGACACGCATTAATTTGATGAAAACCCTCCCAAGCAACTCCGATCCAACACACCAATAGCAAAACAGATCCATTAGATTGAAGGTAGGGTAAGCCATAATTGATAACTGCCTCCTCTTTGAGTTACCCTGCTCCAATCATATAAGCCTTATCAGCATCCGATCACTTGTTTTCAACAGCTACGTCAGTTTAGCCTCAGGCCACTTAGCCTAGCCTCTTTCGCCACTGCTACATCATTTGACAAACTCTGACTTTATAAATGATCAAATCCATCATTGATTGTTTTCCATTGAAACTTTTACTTTAGCTTAGTCACTGcatagaaaaacaaaattctgaaaaagaatttctttcggaaataaaCGAACTGGTACGCTATTTATGGTTATAAACAAAATATATTAAGGTGATATATCATCGATTGCATTTAGTTTGTGAATTACAAAActtcaataattttgttatatttaAATAACCGTAATTCTCTACACTGTATCCTATTCTTACTTTTCCATTTTCTCGGTATCGTTTCGACACCGTTCTTCCCAATTTGATGCTATACGAATAATATTTACAACGCTAGTAgtgtttgtttaaaaaatgtctATAGCATACCGTTTTCTTGCTTTTCACTCTTTGTTTTTCCTAAACTGTATTTAATTATCATTTCATATTTTACCTAATAGTTTTCAAACTTTCACTTCTGTTACAGTAATAGTTTTCTAGAATatagaacttttttttgttttgttagcAATAATAACTTTACTGTCGAGTTAAAAATATCTACAACGAGATCTCGATACCGTTGACAGTTTGGTTACGTGCTGGTTTGTTTGATTTGGCTTAAACACGTAGTTTTAgcaatgctttttaattgcactgaaaatttcaaatgagTTAAACTAACGGTTTGCCGAATAACtcttaaaaagtgaaaaatatccaaaaatataAGTAACAAAACATAAAACAATGAATAAGCACATGAGTTGGTTGTAAAACGGCTTCTTACGCCTCGGGCAGACAGGAAAGTCAAAAAGAAAAGGATAATATCTTCCTAGTAAGCAGGTAATTTGAGTGAATGGGTGAGAAAAAGAAATGCGTACTAAATGCACACTAGAATCACGTTTTCACGTGGCTATCTGCCACATAGTAAGGATGGCTTGAGCACTGCTCTTCAGCTGGGTAAAATCACAGGAATTGCTGAGACAGCGCAGCGTGGCCAGGTAGAGTTCCTGTAAGGCCTGCAACCGGTGCAGGATCCGGGCTGCTCTTGTGGGGCGCTTCGTGGCCAATCGGTAGAGACGCAGGTTGAGCGAAATACTGTCGCTTAGCTCGCGCTTCATCACCCCAAGGCAGTCGTCCCGTGGCGGCGATTTTGGCTAGTATGCATCAGTAAATTATTGATTCTGGCTACATAGATTATGattcacaataaaaaaaattaccttgAGATTGTTGCAGATTAGCGCAGTAGCGTGGAGCCTCTCAGGTGGGTTCAAATTGGAAAGGATGAACCCAAGCACGTTGGGGACCGTCATAGAGAGATTGCGGGAGAAAACGCGGCTTTCAGATTTCCTTATAATTGATAATAAGTTTATATCAACCATTGTTAACATCTCCAACCATTTAACTTACCTTTGATTAGGAAATATGATCAAAGATGGAAATACATCCATAGTGAATTCCCATGGGAGATCATTCTTGTCGCCGTCGATGCGAACAAACTCGAGTAACGGCTGATGTCGGAGCATTCTCGAGATGATAAGCAGATGCTGTGAGAGCACACTGCAGAAGGCACATTGAGCAGAGTAGAAGTGAACGACGACAGTCTGCAATGGATATCATGACAGGATTATATTATTTTCCCCGATTGAAAGTTTCATAAataaacattttacaataatAGATCCTCTAGCTTTAGGagtaaactttaaaaaaaacgacAGGGACTGTAGCACGGTGTTGCTAACATCTAATAAATGCCTTCATACCTATAAGGTACAGCAACGGTTCGCTAACTGAGCGCTTTTGACCTGgactgctttttaactgggcgttcgctaactgggccaaaACTCAGTTAAAAAGCAATTATccgtaaaaaaacaaaaacaaacactaGGCTGCGAGGGGGGTCTAAATGGTATATTGTTGTCGTTTCTTGTAAAACATTGATCATAACAATGCACCGTAAATCCCCTCGACAGCCCAGGTAAAAAGCGACGCTCGTTATATGGAGTGATGTTTTAGCCCAGTTAGCGGATGTTTGCTGTACGTGAAATATACTACCGTTACGTAGGCTCAGCAATAGTGGGTATTGAACAATAAATTATATGAATAATGTACCTTGTTGGAGTTAATCACCACGTGGTTAAAATTGTGTGAATTGATTTCTCTCACAAAGTGGTGCTTGTGATGCACCACCAAATGCTGCTCGGACATCACGGCATCCGTCGGTGTCCTCTGATTGAGCTTGCTCTCATTCCCAGTAGTGTCTTTATCTCGACCTTCTTGCTTTTGGTGTTGCTGTAGTTTAGCAGCCATTTCCGATCGTTTAACCTCGATCATCCGACGATGTTCCTTCCGAAACTCACTCATGTTGAAAGAATGGGTATTCTTGTAAGAAACATTATTTGATCGGAAAAACCGTGGATATGTTCGATTGTAGAAGTCATGCACCAGCTTTGCCAAATTTGGAAGATTGACTTCATTCTTCAAAAGATACGTGGATTCATcctgagataaaaaaaaactatacctGTTATTTATATGAATATCAAAAATGAAAAGATTCTTACCTCAGGGTCTACAATAACAGCAATTGACTTATTAGGCATATGCAGGACGTCGACTCCTAATCGCTCAGCAAAAGCGTGGTACAACTCACTGTCCATGCTCAGGAACGTCAATGTTTTGTTAAACGTACAGGACATACCTTTTATCATATCTACATAACCGCTCCCAGGGCCACCTGTCTCAGGAAAAAACACTTCACCTCCATCGAATTCGCTCAATCGTAGGAACTCACACTGTCTTCTCATACTTAGTCTTTTCAGTAACTTAGGCCCTCGATAGTCCTGATCGGCATCAAGCATGGAAGTCACCGGCTTCCCTTCACGAACATCGTGTTTCAATGATCCGTACAATTGGCTTCGTCTTCGCTTAACGCAACTGGCTTCAATATTTCCACACTCATAAAATCTTTCATCACATTTGGCCTGATCTATATCGCAATAACCCATCCCGTCTTTCGGCGCATCTCCAAACTTCGACGAGTTCAACACATTCACAAACGATACGGCGATTGCTGATTTACTGGGAGCTCTACTGCATCCATCCTCTTCCGATTCCTCTTGTTCCTGCGCCGGATGGCGCTTTAACAGAAGTTCACACTCCTGTCTCAACTGACTATATATTTCCGCGCTAACACGTCTCTGCTCGGCTATATATTTTTTCGCCATCTCCTGCACCCAGATGTCACTTTTGCAGTTATAGTACTGCATGCCGAGTTGGCGTAGCATCATATAAGCATCTGAGGACAGCCCGTATAGCGAACGGGGCGTGAAAAAGAACAGCACTGGACCTTGATTGAAGTAAGGCGCAAGGGAAGCAGATTTGGTGGCCCCAGGAGGGGCGATCCACATCGAGACCACCTGAATTTGCTTGTTGATCCAGGTGGTCAGCTCCGGGAGAGTCCACGAATCGTTGCCGTGAAATTCCTACGAAAACAGTTTGAATAAAATCAAAGTAAGGTGGTGTCATGACGCCAACGTTGTTTACTCACTATCGTCTCGTTCCATAAATAAAGTCGAATAGCAGGTACTTCTTCAACCCCAAAAGTACTGGAAGACTCGCCCGTAACAACGCCGAAAGCCACCTCTTGGAAGGGATCTTTCTCTAGCCACTTGAGCGATGTTTGGTAAAACCGATTATATTGCTTTCGATTGCTGTTCACGTCAAGAAATGCGACAACTACCGCCTAGAAGTAacgaaatattaaaaaaaaaataagaattggAGATGTGGCATTAACATTCTCGCACTTACATCCTTCCCCGTCATGAAACTCATCAGGTCCCCGGGTCCTACCATCCTCTGGATGGGATTGATCAACGATTGCACAAACCGAGAAAGGGCTGCATTGGTCCACACCTGATGAAACTGTACTGCCATCCCGTTCGGTTGATATGCCATCAGCACCGGCCAGGATTGCACCTTCGAGTACTGCAATCGGCACTCGCCACCTGGCTGCCAACAGTTGATGGCCGCGAAGTGAGCCTCCCGGAAGTAAAGCCTAGCCACGTGCTCGTACACCGACCGCGCATGTTGGCTTTCGGCACACCAAGGTGCATAGTAAAACACGAAGGAGAGCTCCGATTGAGATACACGGGTTTGGGTAGGCCCTAGCGCTCCCGACGGCCAGTCGTTTACGAGGGAGCCTTTCGAGAAGAATGGTGCTGGTGGTGGTGCTTTCGATATTCTAGGTGGactggagaaaaaaaagttttaaacaaAACATGCTCGTGTATAGTGCATAATATTTATTA
This region of Armigeres subalbatus isolate Guangzhou_Male unplaced genomic scaffold, GZ_Asu_2 Contig1689, whole genome shotgun sequence genomic DNA includes:
- the LOC134203216 gene encoding thioredoxin domain-containing protein 11-like codes for the protein PPRISKAPPPAPFFSKGSLVNDWPSGALGPTQTRVSQSELSFVFYYAPWCAESQHARSVYEHVARLYFREAHFAAINCWQPGGECRLQYSKVQSWPVLMAYQPNGMAVQFHQVWTNAALSRFVQSLINPIQRMVGPGDLMSFMTGKDAVVVAFLDVNSNRKQYNRFYQTSLKWLEKDPFQEVAFGVVTGESSSTFGVEEVPAIRLYLWNETIEFHGNDSWTLPELTTWINKQIQVVSMWIAPPGATKSASLAPYFNQGPVLFFFTPRSLYGLSSDAYMMLRQLGMQYYNCKSDIWVQEMAKKYIAEQRRVSAEIYSQLRQECELLLKRHPAQEQEESEEDGCSRAPSKSAIAVSFVNVLNSSKFGDAPKDGMGYCDIDQAKCDERFYECGNIEASCVKRRRSQLYGSLKHDVREGKPVTSMLDADQDYRGPKLLKRLSMRRQCEFLRLSEFDGGEVFFPETGGPGSGYVDMIKGMSCTFNKTLTFLSMDSELYHAFAERLGVDVLHMPNKSIAVIVDPEDESTYLLKNEVNLPNLAKLVHDFYNRTYPRFFRSNNVSYKNTHSFNMSEFRKEHRRMIEVKRSEMAAKLQQHQKQEGRDKDTTGNESKLNQRTPTDAVMSEQHLVVHHKHHFVREINSHNFNHVVINSNKTVVVHFYSAQCAFCSVLSQHLLIISRMLRHQPLLEFVRIDGDKNDLPWEFTMDVFPSLIIFPNQRKSESRVFSRNLSMTVPNVLGFILSNLNPPERLHATALICNNLKPKSPPRDDCLGVMKRELSDSISLNLRLYRLATKRPTRAARILHRLQALQELYLATLRCLSNSCDFTQLKSSAQAILTMWQIAT